Proteins encoded together in one Acidimicrobiia bacterium window:
- a CDS encoding glycosyltransferase family 2 protein: MVSVSIVIPIHNEAGFLATAWARLRPELEQLEADVSVYLVENGSTDETLAIARGLEGSSVFVLSLPQPDYGAAMREGFLAAAEADWIVNFDIDYFSVPFIRDLFDIDADVVIASKRAPGSDDRRSALRRAGTRTFNLLLQTLFGSRVSDTHGIKGFRGQVVTRLVPMTTRTLDLFDTELVLRAEMAGHRITEVPIVVEELRETRSSFVKRVPRTLKGLLQLRRSFSSERRNTRSR, from the coding sequence ATGGTCAGTGTCTCGATTGTCATCCCCATCCACAATGAAGCCGGCTTCCTGGCTACCGCCTGGGCTCGGTTGCGCCCGGAACTCGAGCAACTCGAGGCCGACGTTTCTGTGTACCTAGTTGAGAACGGCTCGACCGATGAGACCCTTGCGATCGCACGGGGACTAGAAGGCTCGTCTGTCTTCGTGCTTTCGCTCCCCCAACCCGACTACGGGGCGGCGATGCGGGAGGGGTTCCTGGCTGCCGCCGAAGCCGACTGGATCGTCAACTTCGATATCGACTACTTCTCGGTTCCATTCATCCGCGATCTCTTCGACATCGACGCCGACGTCGTCATCGCCTCGAAACGCGCACCCGGCTCTGATGATCGGCGCTCTGCACTGCGGAGGGCCGGGACACGCACCTTCAATCTGCTGCTACAAACGCTCTTCGGGTCCCGGGTGTCGGACACCCACGGGATCAAAGGGTTCCGGGGCCAGGTGGTCACCCGGCTCGTCCCCATGACGACGCGCACCCTGGATTTGTTCGACACCGAACTCGTATTGAGGGCAGAGATGGCAGGGCACCGCATTACCGAGGTGCCCATCGTGGTCGAGGAGCTACGAGAGACGAGGTCGTCGTTCGTCAAGCGGGTGCCGAGGACCCTCAAGGGCCTTCTTCAGCTCCGCCGGTCCTTCTCGAGTGAGCGCCGGAACACGAGATCCCGGTAA
- a CDS encoding GtrA family protein, whose protein sequence is MNRESLGQFIRLAVVGGFNTIIDFGIFNVLLLVLPNERWEASVAVTISYVAATALSYVLNRRWTFKLDEGWGSTRETGVFYVVNILSLAATLAIVEGAQLLWGPLTVLQLNIAKFSAVIVILFPKYAGYRDLVFRRSLEKDRRS, encoded by the coding sequence ATGAACCGGGAATCCCTCGGGCAGTTCATCCGGCTGGCGGTGGTGGGCGGGTTCAACACGATCATCGATTTTGGAATCTTCAACGTGTTGCTGCTGGTCCTTCCCAACGAGCGGTGGGAGGCGTCGGTAGCCGTCACCATCTCGTACGTAGCGGCCACCGCGCTGTCGTATGTCTTGAACCGGCGGTGGACTTTCAAACTCGACGAAGGCTGGGGGTCTACCCGCGAAACAGGTGTCTTCTACGTGGTGAACATCCTGTCACTGGCCGCCACATTGGCGATCGTCGAAGGGGCGCAGCTTCTGTGGGGGCCTCTGACCGTGCTGCAGCTCAACATCGCCAAATTCTCGGCCGTAATCGTGATCTTGTTTCCGAAATATGCCGGTTACCGGGATCTCGTGTTCCGGCGCTCACTCGAGAAGGACCGGCGGAGCTGA
- a CDS encoding DUF3499 family protein produces the protein MIGSCARCGAPAASIMSYNYGERAIWLDDIGDGFQPGAGYLMCGQHSDRMTPPLGWTLTDRRTAARLFAPLEVA, from the coding sequence ATGATTGGATCGTGTGCACGATGTGGAGCGCCGGCGGCGTCGATTATGTCTTACAACTATGGGGAGCGGGCGATCTGGCTGGACGACATCGGCGATGGGTTTCAGCCCGGCGCCGGATACCTGATGTGCGGCCAGCATTCAGATCGGATGACCCCACCACTCGGTTGGACGCTCACCGATCGCCGGACGGCTGCTCGTTTGTTTGCTCCGCTCGAGGTTGCCTGA